TTGCGTTCATTCCTATGGCTACAATGGCTGCAATAAATAATACACCGAGCGTTTTCAAAAGTTCATTTATTTGCTTTTCTTTGATGCTGTAAATCAATTCTACAATTCCAAAAATAAGCAAAATGATGAATGTGTAATATAAAATCTGAATATGATTCGCCCTGATTGCCAAGCTCAAAAAGAAAGCCGTTAATAATCCGCCAAGTATCTTTTTACGTCTGAAAGTTAGAAAAACAGCTCCAATGAGCGGCGCCATATATGCAATAGTCATCGCTTTGGAATTATGTCCGGCGGCGATAATCACAAAATTATACGACGCAAAGGTAAACCCGATAGACCCGACAATGGAAAGCCATGGATTGACTCCAAACGCCAGAAGCAAAATATAAAAACCGATTAAATAAAGAATTAAGTTTGATACGGGACGCGGAAAAGTCAAAAACACGCGTTCAACATACTGAAGCACATTATTGGGCTGCGTCATAGATATCTGATACGTAGGCATGCCTCCAAACATAGAGTTTGTCCACAGGGTAACATCATCGTGAGACTCATTGTATTTCACGGTTTCTTGCGCCATGCATTTCCACCCTTGCGTATCGTGTGCAACAAGTTGTTTGCCTTCAATAATAGACGGAAAATAGACAAATGCAATAACAATAAATAACAAAATTGCAGCAATGTGGGGGATAAACGAACGAAGAATAGTTTTGTTCATACTTAATTAATTGATTTTCTGAAAAATGCGGTTTTTGGGAAAAATCACACAAAAGTACGAAATAATTTTAGTTTTTGTTCCCTGAAAAGGGGTTAAATTACATTAATTAGCGTATTTTTATTTTGCATCTTGCAATTTCACAAGACAATAGTAAGCAGTGGTATAAAAATCTCTAAGGTAAGGTATATTGATGATTTTAGGAAGTTTCTTCGGTTTGATATGAAATTTTACTTCGTAGCTTGGATTGATTAGATAATAGTCTTCTTTTTCAATCTTATATTTATTTTCCTTTAAGAAATACTTAAAATCTGTGATACTTATTCCTGTTTCTTTTATTTCTTGCAACGATGTTATTTTTGCATCGGTTTCACCAAATATTTTTAATACAAACTTATACATCCTCATAGGGAGTAAATGATAATAAGGTAATTTGCTCCATATTTTACTGTTGCAAATTTGCTGATGTCCTCCAAAAGGCATTCGCCAAGGAGGAAACGAGAAAAATATTCTTCCTTCCGGTTTAAAAAAATCTTTCAGTTTATTCAAAAAAAACTCTCTGATTTGGAATGTGTTCAATAGTATCGCGCATAATAATTAAATCACACTTTTGAATATCATTGGGATTAAT
The genomic region above belongs to uncultured Paludibacter sp. and contains:
- a CDS encoding Methyltransferase type 12 (fragment), encoding MNKLKDFFKPEGRIFFSFPPWRMPFGGHQQICNSKIWSKLPYYHLLPMRMYKFVLKIFGETDAKITSLQEIKETGISITDFKYFLKENKYKIEKEDYYLINPSYEVKFHIKPKKLPKIINIPYLRDFYTTAYYCLVKLQDAK